From a region of the Methanobacterium sp. genome:
- the dmpI gene encoding 4-oxalocrotonate tautomerase DmpI, with protein MPVITIDGPKLTKQQKEQLVKSFAESASEIMGLPVEAMVTIIREVEAENVGVGNMLLCNRL; from the coding sequence ATGCCTGTAATTACAATAGACGGACCTAAATTAACTAAACAGCAGAAAGAACAGCTTGTAAAATCTTTTGCAGAAAGTGCAAGTGAAATTATGGGGTTACCAGTAGAAGCAATGGTGACTATAATACGGGAAGTTGAAGCAGAAAACGTCGGGGTTGGAAACATGTTGCTGTGTAATAGATTGTAG
- a CDS encoding NAD(P)H-dependent oxidoreductase, translated as MNVLIIFAHPELNSLNGIMKDLAAKTLRDNEHEVKISDLYGMHFKATMDKQDFTQRKDESFFNPTVEQLNASGTGSFTEDVRDEMKKVEWADLLIFQFPVWWTSSPAIMKGWIDRVFANGFAFDSSKEKYYEYGLLKGKKAMLSFTTGAVKEAYSKNGPHGDIDELFKYITHTTLELAGLEVLPSFGIFGPSLMSKDDVKEELERYRERINSL; from the coding sequence ATGAATGTATTGATTATTTTTGCTCATCCAGAGCTAAATTCCCTAAATGGCATAATGAAAGACCTTGCAGCTAAAACATTGCGGGATAATGAGCATGAAGTTAAAATATCAGATCTTTATGGAATGCATTTTAAAGCTACCATGGATAAACAGGATTTTACACAAAGAAAAGATGAATCATTTTTTAATCCAACTGTAGAACAGCTTAATGCCTCTGGAACAGGATCATTTACAGAGGATGTAAGGGATGAAATGAAAAAGGTGGAATGGGCAGATCTTTTGATATTCCAGTTTCCTGTATGGTGGACTTCATCTCCAGCGATTATGAAAGGCTGGATTGACAGAGTATTTGCAAATGGATTTGCATTTGATAGCTCTAAAGAAAAATATTATGAATATGGATTACTTAAAGGCAAAAAAGCCATGCTTTCATTTACAACCGGTGCAGTAAAAGAAGCTTATTCTAAAAATGGACCTCATGGAGATATTGATGAATTATTCAAATATATAACTCACACTACGCTTGAACTTGCAGGTTTAGAAGTTTTACCTTCATTCGGGATATTTGGACCTTCATTAATGTCTAAAGATGATGTAAAAGAAGAACTTGAAAGATACAGAGAAAGAATAAATTCCTTATAA
- a CDS encoding type 1 glutamine amidotransferase domain-containing protein, translated as MSKIAVILADMFEDVEYTRPSKAFRENGHELNIVGLKEGETVKGKQGTVSEKIEKSVKNVSVNDFDALFIPGGYSPDKLRADDDAVQFTRKFVENGKPVFAICHGPQLLITAQVIKGRKITGWKSIIQDIKNAGAIFVDREVVEDGNLVTSRNPGDIPAFIKASLKKLEK; from the coding sequence ATGAGTAAAATAGCAGTTATACTTGCAGATATGTTTGAAGATGTGGAGTATACCAGACCTTCAAAAGCTTTTAGGGAAAATGGACATGAACTAAATATTGTAGGGCTTAAAGAGGGAGAAACAGTGAAAGGTAAACAGGGGACCGTATCAGAGAAGATTGAAAAATCAGTAAAAAATGTATCAGTAAATGATTTCGATGCTCTTTTCATACCTGGTGGATACTCTCCAGATAAATTGAGAGCAGATGATGATGCGGTGCAGTTTACAAGAAAATTCGTTGAAAATGGTAAACCCGTATTTGCAATCTGCCATGGCCCACAGCTTTTAATTACAGCCCAGGTTATTAAGGGACGTAAAATTACAGGATGGAAATCAATAATTCAGGATATTAAAAATGCGGGGGCTATTTTTGTAGATAGAGAAGTTGTTGAGGATGGTAATTTAGTTACAAGTCGAAATCCGGGCGATATTCCTGCTTTTATTAAGGCATCACTTAAAAAATTAGAAAAATAG